A single genomic interval of Dehalococcoidales bacterium harbors:
- the gatA gene encoding Asp-tRNA(Asn)/Glu-tRNA(Gln) amidotransferase subunit GatA: protein MRQIATHYHLTIHEAHRLLKEKHLSSVELTRSYLERIRQVEPQVKALVTVTDELALKQAEAADKLIAAGKITPLTGIPAVIKDNMCTRGVRTTCSSRMLENFVPPYDATVVERLNRQGMVMVGKANMDEFAMGSSTENSALFTTRNPWDLSRVPGGSSGGSAAAVAAAEAVYALGSDTGGSIRQPAGFCSVTGLKPTYGLVSRYGLVAFASSLDQIGPLTQDVTDCALVMNAIAGYDHRDSTSLPYPTPDYSGCLSADLKGLRLGVPGEYFVEGMQPEVETAIRTGISKLEELGAQVDWEVSLPHTGYALAVYYIIAPSEASANLARYDGVKYGYSYRETGNMWEAMEKTRQHGFGPEVKRRIMLGTYALSAGYYDAYYLKAQKVRTIIRQEFDRAFEKYDALITPTSPTVPFKTGEKTDDPLQMYLSDVCTLPINIAGVPAISIPAGFTGGLPIGMQIIGKPLGEETLFKIAYAYEQATGWCKMKAEV, encoded by the coding sequence GTGAGACAGATAGCTACCCATTATCATTTGACCATCCATGAAGCGCACCGGCTGCTCAAGGAAAAGCACCTATCCTCAGTGGAACTGACCCGCTCCTATCTGGAGCGTATCCGCCAGGTAGAGCCGCAGGTCAAAGCGCTGGTCACCGTTACCGATGAGCTGGCGCTGAAACAGGCTGAAGCGGCTGATAAACTTATCGCCGCCGGGAAAATCACTCCATTGACCGGAATCCCGGCCGTCATCAAGGACAACATGTGTACCCGTGGCGTCAGGACTACCTGCTCGTCAAGGATGCTGGAAAACTTCGTGCCTCCCTATGATGCCACGGTGGTCGAAAGATTGAACCGGCAGGGCATGGTAATGGTGGGAAAAGCCAACATGGACGAGTTTGCCATGGGATCATCCACGGAGAACTCCGCCCTGTTCACCACCCGCAACCCCTGGGACCTGTCCCGCGTGCCGGGGGGCAGCAGCGGCGGTTCGGCAGCGGCGGTAGCGGCAGCAGAAGCCGTCTACGCCCTCGGCTCGGACACGGGGGGCAGCATCCGCCAGCCCGCCGGTTTCTGCAGCGTCACCGGTTTGAAGCCAACCTACGGGCTGGTGAGCCGCTACGGGCTGGTGGCTTTCGCCAGTTCCCTGGACCAGATTGGGCCGCTGACCCAGGACGTTACCGACTGCGCCCTGGTGATGAACGCCATCGCCGGTTATGACCATCGGGACTCCACCTCCCTGCCCTACCCCACCCCGGACTACAGCGGGTGCCTCAGCGCCGACCTCAAGGGACTGCGCCTGGGCGTACCCGGAGAATACTTCGTCGAGGGTATGCAGCCCGAAGTGGAAACAGCAATCCGGACAGGCATCAGCAAACTGGAAGAGCTGGGAGCGCAGGTAGACTGGGAAGTATCGCTACCCCACACCGGTTATGCCCTGGCGGTATATTACATCATAGCCCCTTCGGAGGCTTCAGCTAACCTGGCGCGCTATGACGGCGTTAAGTACGGCTACTCCTACCGGGAAACAGGCAATATGTGGGAAGCCATGGAGAAGACCCGGCAGCACGGCTTTGGCCCGGAGGTGAAGCGGCGCATCATGCTCGGCACCTACGCCCTCTCCGCCGGATATTACGATGCCTATTATCTGAAAGCACAGAAGGTACGTACCATCATCCGGCAGGAGTTCGACCGCGCTTTCGAGAAATACGACGCTCTAATCACCCCCACCTCCCCCACCGTCCCCTTCAAAACCGGGGAGAAGACAGACGACCCCCTGCAAATGTACTTGAGCGATGTCTGCACCCTGCCCATCAATATCGCCGGGGTACCGGCAATCTCCATCCCCGCCGGTTTCACCGGAGGACTGCCGATAGGCATGCAGATAATCGGCAAGCCCCTGGGTGAAGAGACCCTGTTCAAGATTGCTTACGCCTACGAGCAGGCAACGGGGTGGTGTAAGATGAAGGCGGAGGTTTAG
- the gatC gene encoding Asp-tRNA(Asn)/Glu-tRNA(Gln) amidotransferase subunit GatC — protein MKLSREEVLRIALLARVGLTEDEVDRLREQLSNILENFEVLRQVDTGAIPPTTQSIALHTVVADDEVAPSLPQDQILANAPQKEGDFFRVRAVLE, from the coding sequence ATGAAGCTGAGTCGTGAAGAAGTGCTGCGCATCGCCCTTCTGGCCCGGGTGGGACTGACTGAAGATGAAGTGGACAGGCTCAGGGAGCAGCTATCCAATATCCTGGAGAATTTCGAGGTATTGCGGCAGGTGGACACCGGCGCCATTCCGCCAACCACCCAGTCTATCGCCCTGCATACCGTAGTTGCTGATGACGAGGTAGCCCCCTCCCTGCCCCAGGACCAGATACTGGCCAATGCCCCGCAAAAAGAGGGAGACTTCTTCCGGGTGCGGGCGGTGCTGGAATGA
- a CDS encoding type II toxin-antitoxin system RelE/ParE family toxin has translation MQELANNPRPRGVDKVRSVGGWWRVRQGDYRIIYDIDDDRKTITVLYIGHRREIYRGL, from the coding sequence GTGCAGGAATTGGCAAACAATCCCAGGCCGCGAGGGGTGGATAAAGTAAGGAGCGTCGGAGGCTGGTGGCGGGTCAGGCAGGGAGACTACCGCATAATTTACGATATTGATGACGACAGGAAGACTATCACCGTTCTGTATATCGGGCACCGTCGGGAGATTTACCGGGGACTTTAA
- a CDS encoding NfeD family protein yields MKSRFIFFIVSTILEEVALAVIVLLGLPRIGIQLPLVVLIVLMAVWAAYSLITYRVGSRALSRKPVICLPDMVGSKGMVVSPLAPEGLVRIRGELWIARPDNGEAVPGDEIAVVEQYSLKLVVHKTRAAGDLDDVA; encoded by the coding sequence ATGAAATCTCGATTTATCTTTTTTATTGTCAGTACCATCCTTGAAGAGGTGGCCCTGGCGGTGATTGTGCTCCTGGGCTTGCCCAGAATCGGAATTCAGTTGCCTCTGGTGGTTCTTATTGTCCTGATGGCGGTCTGGGCGGCCTATTCGCTAATCACTTACCGGGTTGGCAGCCGGGCGTTGAGCAGAAAACCGGTAATCTGTCTGCCGGATATGGTCGGTAGCAAAGGTATGGTGGTCAGCCCGTTAGCCCCGGAGGGACTGGTCAGAATCAGGGGTGAACTCTGGATAGCCCGGCCCGATAATGGTGAGGCGGTACCCGGCGATGAAATTGCCGTGGTGGAGCAGTATAGTCTCAAGCTTGTGGTGCATAAGACTCGTGCTGCCGGTGACCTGGATGACGTTGCCTAG